The genomic window CCACAAGGCAATATATTAATATTGGTTtagaattttgatcattaagTAGATAGGATATATTAATCCTCGTAAATGCACGACTTGGTGACAATGGagatccaaaaaaataaaaataaataataataatatgatagtTGGGCCATATATTGGCCGACTACACTGTAAtcactaattttttattgtatacAGTCCTAATCCATATTTTTAACTTTATATATTCAAAGGACATTTCAATAGTTATATAAGTTTTAAGGGTGAGAGCACAGTTCTGGGGGCGAAAAATAAATTCTTCACAATATCATATACTTAAACTAAGCAACCCTAGCTTATAGCCCAAGTCCAATAAAGAAGAGTTTCCTAGTTCATCTtaaattgctttttaggcccctATCATGCTACAGGCCCCCCAAAACACAAAAATACTCTTAAATTTTAACCCAATTTGGTTTGCAACCTAGAATCCAAAATAGATATAGGTTCGGAACGATATAGGTTCGGAACTTACGTTCCAAAATGGGTGATTCTAGTCGTCCTGCCAAACCAGTAAGCCACCACCTCATTTGACCACCACATGACACAAGCTTTATCGCCTTCTTCGGTCTACCCATTtgttcaaattaaaaatttgtcTAAAATAACAATCCATTTAACACGTTCAATGAATTGAAGTTCCTTGACTCAACAAGTTAccaatttgataaaaaaaaaaaaaaaagaggttaagataataatatttttttatactcaATTAATATCAAGgctaagataaaaaaaaaaaaaaaaaacactagtaTAAACTCAATTAATATCAACTTGAAATTTCATTGAGTTCAAGcagataataatattttttaaaaaaatgttttagaaGAATTCGAGTTTAATTTATAATGGAAATAATTTTtaagtatattttatttatctcacttgattaataaaaagttattattCTATCCGATTCTTTTTATAATGaacattttgaagaaaaaaaattagtcatttttataaaaaacactctttaaatttattatttattaaatgcacaatttatttgtatcctctttaaataaaattaaataattcatttcaatgctaGTGCATTGAGTGTTAATTTtggaataaaacataaaattctaaaattattaATGAGAAAAATTAGTTTTTCCGGTCAGTGTATTTTTATCGAATGGtgtatttgataattattaGTTCTTTCAATGTTCATCCTATGATACACGAATACTCTATTTAAGGGAGAGTACCAGTATCAGGTATGTACTCGTACTGAGTAAGTATCCGTACCTTAATTTATGCACATATACACATATAcgtatattaattttttttaaaatatcgtACTCCGTAATCGATGGTACCCGTACCGCACTGCCACACCTAGGCAACGTAGCTCGTCACACAgtcaagtttttttattttttattttaaggaaCAGTCAAGTTGTAcgtatatttttattaaatttcataAGATTTTTATTACAGTTAGTACATCACAGGTGtactttttaaataaagaagacattttaaatGAAGAAGACTCGGCAcatattgttttgttttcttatattaCCTTTAGCTTTGCCTTAAACATATTGTTTGTTTtctattataagaaaataaaaattaagtttattaaATAAGTAAGGTATCTTATCTGTATATTATTAgttagatatattaattattaaataaattgaattcTATTTCTTCTTATAATAGAGATTGAAGAGAGTATGATATGAATTTAACttctttaaaatgaaaattcattttagtctaaaataaataatatcaattttttataaaaaaatcaaatttatatattattagcGGCCTATGCAGCCGCGACTgcttgtgtctaacttatgtcaaaaaaaaaatatgtcttatatgttatggtcagtttgttaataaaaaaaatttgccgctaaaaaaaatgtgtcttatattatggtgagtttgttaataaaagatttttgttgctacaaaaaaaacaaaaatattgttggtattataaaaaGTCCACATCAAAACTCTtgtatcttttttatatatagtataaaagaataaataagtATGTTATAATAAATTATGGGTAAATTTACATTTGGGATCTTTTATCTTATGCATATTAtattcatcttttgttttttttttctctttcccaTCAaattggtcatttatctttataaatatttacacattaattttttatcttatttatttgtaacatatttGTCCTTTAacgctttattttttttttcaagtttggtAAATTTTGAGTTTAATGAAAATTGTGGATTTTAATTTTAGAGTTTAGAAGAACAAAGCAAACATAATACATAGATTCATACATACATGACATACACGATGAATATGAGATTATGAACAAGATGAATGTTCATCATTATTAACCCACTtgagttggtgcattggtattggcttaggacctgggagtgtgctcatcttgaggtctgaggttcgattctctctgacgccaatttgagtgggctaatttagcttcttcaaaaaaaagaatGTTCATCATTATTTATGGTTTTCTAAAATGTTTCAATCCATTCACATGTGTCCTTGTTTCAAACCTTTCATCTTATTACGAATAAATAAGAGAAATGATTAACTCGTACATGTCTGTAAAGATAAAGAATCCCCATGAGAAAAAATAAGATACAAAATTAATCATGTACTTTTATGACGATCaaaaaccaattataaaaaaaaagagataaataatatatattgtaaataaataataaggTAAGATAAATGACCCATATTAtaatttggaaaatgctaaatagtgtccctAAGGGTGTACATAGATTGGGCAAATTCGGTCGatccggtcaaacccacccaatccaactcaaaaaagtgggttgggtcgggtaagtgggtggatatgaatttcaaaaaacctaaaaaccggacccaacccaaaaaacctactaacccactagtgctatgtttcttgaaatttttttatgaaaatactaaagattttttcatttgattattaaatatttttatattgaaaatgagttatactattttttacgaaaataaaaaagattgaataatttttatgaacaaatatgataatttttcgcattatttttttaaaatttaaaaaaattgaataattttcataaacaaatatagtgattaatggtttagtcatttgatattaaaaaaaagcaaaaacatCATTTGGATAAGacgctatccaacccgtaaattagtagatttacacaaaaaaatgggtgattattttttatagtgaaaaaaagttagcatatttttcaagaaaatacattgattgagttaatttttatgaaaaaatatgatgattcaacatttagatatttaatataaaaaaatagaaaaataatttgggtaacccacaacccaactgaatccaacccggaaattagtggatttgcCCAACCCGgtccaatgttataacgggtggttattttactaaacccaacccggagtatCATATGTAGTTTGGGTTTTGGttaaacccaacccaatccggcccacgtacacccctaagTGTCCCCACTCCCCATGGCACTCTTAAACATTTTAAATAGTactccatttttttaaatttttatgaaaatgtgtgaagtcaacacattaaaaattaaaatattttacttttttgaataaattattttttaaatgaatacTTAAAAAGTGTCCGGAAACCCTGTTTAACAAGACTCTTATAATTTTGCtaaaattatactccctccacACCACAATATAAGTCATTTTTGGctaaattacacaaattaagaaatataattaatgttgtatggaaaagagaaattttaAGTTAGTTTACAGAATTGTCCTtctttaatgatacaagaaagataaattgaagaaatgaaagaagaaagaataataaatagttaaaggtataatagaaagaaaaaaaattaaatgtttcattgataatgtaaaatgatttataatttagtacaatttttttttctagtgACTTATAATTGGGTACAGAGGGGAGTACTAACAAAAATgtacagtattttttttttgtcaagtagcctagtggctagaaaattcaccttaaaggtgaattagtggagtgtcccgggtttgaacccgggctcctgcacatatagtgcgatatccctaccaactgagataAGCTCACGGGGACACAAAAATGTACAGTATTATGTATGTATGTGTGTATATCGTATATACGGTGCTTGGTGCATGACTTTTCTTTTGTGAGTTTTGTGCGCTGCGTTCCGTTGTATCTTCTTGACTTCTTCTATCTATAAGCCTGCAAGCTCTGTCAAATTCACACGTGTCAGAAAACCAGACGCATCCCCCACGGCAACCCAATGAGGTCAGTCATACCCTATCATTTTGTCCACTATATCGAGTCTCACACCAAACACATCGCTACCAAAAAAACCAAACTCAAAATGAAATGAATTGAATTGAACATTGTTTTCAAATCCGCAATTACCACTTTCTGAAACAACAAcgatagaaagaaagaaagaaagaaaaaacatgtTCAACCTCAAAGACGTTATTCAGTGACAGAGAGAGTAACCACAACTTTCAATCTCAGCCGTTCGTTTGTTCGTTctatcttcttcatcaacagTCGTGGATGGGCCAAGCAGCTTCCACGGCCACCGTCGCCGCTAACCGCCGGGAAAGCCTACAAGTTAACCGATCTATAAACTCCACAAAAACTAACAGATCTACTGCTTTGGTTTCGCCGATGGTCGCCGGTGAAGACGACGATGTTTTAGATCCAGTTAACGGTGACGGTGGCGGTGGCAGTGGAGTTGTAAACTCCGATTATATATCAGATCTACCTGACGAATGCTTAGCGATTGTGTTTCAGTCACTTTGTCCCGCTGATCGGAACCAGTGTTCACTCGTTTGCCGGCGGTGGTTTTACGTTGAAGGACAGAGTCGTCAACGACTTTCGTTAAACGCGAAACTCGATCTTCTTCCGGTAATTCCTTCTCTCTTTGATCGATTTGATTCAGTGACGAAATTAGCGCTTAAATGCGATCGTAGATCTGTTAGTATAAGAGATGAAGCTCTTGTTATAATCTCCGAGCGTTGCCCCAATCTCACGCGCCTTAAACTCCGCGCGTGTCGTGAACTTACTGATGCTGGAATGGAAGCTTTTGCTAAGAATTGTAAAGGTTTGAAGAAATTATCGTGTGGATCTTGTACTTTTGGATCTAAAGGTATGAACGCTGTGCTTGATAATTGTGCTGCACTTGAGGAGCTTTCGGTGAAGCGTCTCCGTGGAATTGCGGAGACTGCGGTGGCTGATCCGATTGGGCCGGGTGTTGCTGCGGCGTCGCTTAAGACGATATGTTTGAAAGAGCTTTATAATGGACAGTGTTTTGGTTCTTTGATTCTTGGTGCTAAGAATCTAAAGACTTTGAAGCTTTTTCGATGCTCGGGTGATTGGGATACACTTTTTACGCTAATGGCAGAACGAGTTAGGAGCATGATTGTTGAAGTTCACTTTGAGAGGCTTCAGATCAGTGATATTGGATTGCAAGCTATTTCCAATTGTTCAAATTTGGAGATTTTGCATCTTGTTAAGACACCTGAGTGCACTGATATGGGACTTGTTGCAATTGCAGAACGGTGTAAGTTGTTGAGGAAGCTTCATATTGATGGGTGGAAAGCGAATCGGATTGGTGATGTAGGGTTAATTGCTGTTGCTAAGTTTTGCCCTAATTTACAAGAATTGGTGCTTATTGGTGTTAACCCTACGAAAGCGAGTTTGGAAATGTTGGCAGCTAATTGCCCTAATTTAGAGAGGTTGGCTTTGTGTGCAAGTGATACTGTTGGTGATCCTGAGATATCATGCATTGCTGCAAAGTGTTTAGCTTTGAAGAAACTCTGCATTAAGAGTTGTCCTGTTACTGATCAAGGGATGGAAGCTTTGGCAAATGGGTGTCCCAATTTGGTGAAAGTGAAGGTTAAGAAATGTAAGGGTGTTACAGTTGAGGGTGGTGATTGGTTGAGGCGCTCTAGAGGATCGGTTGCTGTTAATTTGGATACAGTCGAAGCAGAACTTCAAGATGCTAGTGATGGTGGAGCACAAGACAATGGTATAGAATTTCCTCCGATGCCTACAACGGCAAATATTGCATCGAGAAGTACCGTTCGATCGAGTTCATTCAAGCAAAGGTTAGGGCTTTTGTCCGGGAGGAACATAGTTGCTAGTACTTTGAGAAGATGGTCCTCCGGTGGTAGCACTAGTGCCCGCCATGGTTAGAGACAGAGCATAAGGAAGCTTGCTGTCTTTGAccatttttcaatattattattgcTGTATTGTATCATTTGATTATCTATATCTTGTATTTTACATTTGAAATTTATGCCGTGTGATGTTATTTGTTGTCTTCTGAATCAAATCTTCACGCGGTTGAAGTGTCGATGGCATTTTCCCCCTCTATGTTGGCATTTTCCCCCTCTATGTTGGTGCTATACTTTGATAAACTCACTCAATGTCCTCTCTTATCCCTTGTTTATCATGTATTGTTTGTTTGATTCTTCTCTTGACTGGATTCCTAGATTTAATGGATTGGAAACAACAATGTGTATAGGAGGATCTCGGAGGTTAAGGATGTTTggtttttgtatgatttatGATTGTTGTGTCTATTTTTCAAACTATAGCATTGTATCAGATTTTGATAGTGAATGGCAGAagatattatttgtatttggGAAATACTAATAAAGATTGATAATTTGTAAGACTCTCGAGAGGATCTATAATCAATAGTGAGGATCTAAGTGGATTGCTTAACTCGATTTTTTATGGACATTAACCCGAAATGTGATGTAGGATTTAAGCAATATGATTAACTTCACCCATTTTTACTTGCCTCACAATTAACCACACATTACATATTTATATACTCTTCCTTTAATTTTTCAACCATCAATCACACACACAACAAGAACGGGTTTTTCACAAACATTAAAATGTTAAGCAACCAACTTTTGAGATTGTCTATATAGATACGGCTCTTAATTTTAAGTTCTTGATGCTCCATGATGAAAAGTTATAAGAAGTTTAATTTTCAACGAAATGGTAAAGGTACATTGGAGATGCTTAGGGAGTGAACAAAATATGGCTTAGTTTTGTTGTGCACAAGTGACACAAGTGTTATGCAATACTATTTTACTTGAATTTATTGTTTTAACGtagaaaataatatttgtgCATAATGCAATACTAGGTACAAAATATCTCTTAAAGTTCAGCTACCTTTGATATTTTCCAAAGGTCACGAAATTACAAATTTGATGAAGTCTCACGATTGTGATCTTGCAAATCTTTGGGGCCAAAGAATCGTGCATTAAATGCAATTACACGATTTGGATTGTTAAATTTAAGATAGGATTGTCCACGTCTTGACTTAATAAATCGTCTAAAATACTTACAAAGTTATGCAAAATTGTCTATAATCTTTGTTTTCTTGCTCCGTCCAAAATATGCTTAACTGAGGTCCACAACTAGCATATCCTTGACTCCTCAATTGTATCCTTTTGATGATGAGGATAGCTATAGATCTGATGGTAGGGCTTTGATATTCCCTCTCTTTGATCACAACAGAATAGTCAAGatgatttttgtcaaaaaaagagaATGGTCATACATATTTGTACCCAAAACaagaagagaaagaataatCATACATACCAGAAGAGAAAGAATAATCATACCGACACATTTTAaacatgtactccctccggcctcatatgtaagcaaaaatcttttttagattcattgaaaatggATTTATTTAGTCTAAAGTATAGACCAaatactttttcaatgaatataaaaatgcTACTTTTGCTTACATATGAGGCCGAAGGGAGTATATTTGAGATCCCTCAATTTGAAATCCTTGCATATATTCATTCCCTGCTTGCAAATTCGACAGatcaaattcattttcataatttACTAGGTTGCTGTGTTTGGTTGAGTGGAAGAAAATGGGGAGAAAAACTTGGAAAACGATGAATGAACTTATATTAAAGTTTAATCCAAATACATTCTTCGATTTTCGTATTTTCCTTCATTTCTCCTTTCCTTCCACCCAATCAAACACTTTCAAACACTTTCGGGTCAAGACTTTATTTTTAGCAGGGAAATATACACTGCAATCTGAAAAATGTTCAAGACGTTATTTTCTAAATTCTCAAAAGTTAAGTATTACGAATTTTAGATAAATTATATATTGTATTTGCCCAAAATtccaataaattatttatagatTTACTACTATGTGAATATAATTTCTTTGTCCAAAATTCTAGTAAATTATTTATAGATTTACTACTATAGGAATATAATTTCATAAAGTTACGACAATTTTTCTTCACACATGAATTTCCTCACTTGTAAGCATGCAGATGAAATTATAGCTTTTATTCCGAGCTCAAACCAAAAGCCCTTTGTTTTACGCTGCTATTATTTCATCAAGAACAAATGTATGCATATATATTAGTACTTGATTAATTCATCCCACAAGGActaatcagtttgaatgaatAATAAATCACATGGTCATATAAAGAGAAATGGAACTACGAGAAAGATATTCTTACAACGAACCTTTAAATTATCGTGTGATAGACAACAGATAATCAAGCATAAGAATTACAGGTTCTAAAATATAATGACAACATACACCTGTTACTTATGCACCCTTGGCTACCATAAAATGGTCCACCCATCAGCACATGAAAATCCATAAAAAGTTCGGTGGGTAAATTTAAGACTGATAAAATTATGTGTATCGCATGTGCATGCAGCAGCGCCTGTTGAGAGATGAACATGATGAAGGGATATAGAGAATCCCATATAGTTCTACTATTTCACTTTCTTCTCTTTCGCGGCCTGAGGCTTTTGGTACATCAGTATCTGACTCAAGATGGTAGAATTTGTTGCAACACTAATTGCATAGCCCAGTAGAACTTCAATAGAATTAAGGAAACGGTCACAATTATATGTAACAAACAGAATAAATGTACTACTACTGGCAAGACACAGAACTTTGCAAGTCAAGAGATGGAAGACATGATTttccaaaaaatgaaaaaacaatttgcTAATAAACGCCAGATGCCTGAGCAGACACAATACCGAAAGTTTGTTTCAACATAATAGAACCATAAACTACTCCAAATAAAATAATCGAATGCTAAAAACTTGGTAGAATATGTTAATTTCACCAACAAAGTGATAGAAATAGTATATGATTATTAAAGTGGCTTTCAAAAGTGGTAAGAAagatgaaaaagaaactaatGAAAAATAACCATTTTTCTAAGCATATATTAGGACTTAACAGTTTACATCATAGAACATTTACCCAGGTATATAGAAGCACCAAAAAATGTATTTTGGGTTTTCTGCTTCATAAGGATTAAGAAAAGCTAGTCTATAGAGAGCCTGAGTTCTCAAGTGATCTACTATCTTATTCTTCAGATCATCCAGGAGATCTGTATATGAATGAGACTTGATAAATGCTAACCGGGAAAATGCTTAAGAAAAACTTGTGaaaatgctaaccggtgcccccggggcactggttaaggtaactaaagatagtaatattatcttgaaacttgtgaagTCAACATCTTAAAGAGGGAAATTATTAAGTGTCTATGTAGCCAAATAATGAACACGAGGTAAAGATCTCCATAGACTCATCCTTAAGAAAAACAAGCGTCCTTACTTGAAGAGGGAAATACACAAATTCCCTTGAAAAGGGACCTATGTTTTCTGGTGCAGGGGACCATAAATCTTGCAATTTAACTGTTGTTACTTGTCCCTCtcaaaacaatttaattttactaCTAAAATGATGATTATCCAAATCCTAACACTCAATACAAAGTGTTTCACTCTACCCTTTAGCCACAAATGGCGGTCTGACTAGTTTTGTCTTCTAACTTTCAAATGCAGATTTAAGAACAGTTTCATAGAAGGTGGGAAATGTGAAACTAAAAAGTTCACATAAAAAAGTGCATAACTTTTATATTCAAGATGGAAACATGGATGTTGAATTTTACACTGAGATGTTTATTAAAAGAAGAGGGGTGGGGAACCTAACCCACTTGTCTTGAACAGAAGAATTTGAGGAAACTTCAGCGAGAAGGAAACAAAGTTATCAAGACAACAATAGGGGAAGATAGCAATTTCATGAACACAATACCACGAACTGAGAATCAAAGATGAGGCAAAAGGGGAAGATATTTTCTAAACGTTTCCATTTTTCTGCAGTAAAAATTGAGCTAGGGACATCTAGCAAACAAGTTTtggtttttaaaacaaaaatgtttCTGTGTACACAGTAATTGAACAGGTCCTTTCTTAAGCACTACTATTAACACCAAAAATTGATTCAAAATTCATTGATGACaatgacaaaaacaaaagaaatgatGATGAAAACAAGTTAAGAAAGGATACCGCTTCTTGGGGCATTTTCTTGAATTGTGGTGAATACTCTaactgcagaaaatataaacaaaattaatatgcCAACAAGTGCAAACAGTAGCATAAGTTCTATTAAAGATGCACTGACTTACCCATTGAGCCTCCAAAGTTCATAAAAGAAGTTAAGAAGCTGAGCTCCCCTGTACTTTTATTCTGCTCAAACAAGCGTTACCAGTGACAAATAAGAATGGTGAAAAACAAATTGCTGACataattcattaattaaaacaTTTTGGAACAAATTCTAAAGCGAAACATTGAGAcattaaatgaaaaattcagCATATCCACATCAACAGCGTTGGCAGAACTCTAGCCTTTCATATCGCAAAAGAGGAATAAGAGCTCCTAGTTTTCTTCAAGATGCATATAGGATGGCAACATAGCATACTTACAACTCATG from Trifolium pratense cultivar HEN17-A07 linkage group LG1, ARS_RC_1.1, whole genome shotgun sequence includes these protein-coding regions:
- the LOC123897550 gene encoding F-box protein At1g47056-like produces the protein MGQAASTATVAANRRESLQVNRSINSTKTNRSTALVSPMVAGEDDDVLDPVNGDGGGGSGVVNSDYISDLPDECLAIVFQSLCPADRNQCSLVCRRWFYVEGQSRQRLSLNAKLDLLPVIPSLFDRFDSVTKLALKCDRRSVSIRDEALVIISERCPNLTRLKLRACRELTDAGMEAFAKNCKGLKKLSCGSCTFGSKGMNAVLDNCAALEELSVKRLRGIAETAVADPIGPGVAAASLKTICLKELYNGQCFGSLILGAKNLKTLKLFRCSGDWDTLFTLMAERVRSMIVEVHFERLQISDIGLQAISNCSNLEILHLVKTPECTDMGLVAIAERCKLLRKLHIDGWKANRIGDVGLIAVAKFCPNLQELVLIGVNPTKASLEMLAANCPNLERLALCASDTVGDPEISCIAAKCLALKKLCIKSCPVTDQGMEALANGCPNLVKVKVKKCKGVTVEGGDWLRRSRGSVAVNLDTVEAELQDASDGGAQDNGIEFPPMPTTANIASRSTVRSSSFKQRLGLLSGRNIVASTLRRWSSGGSTSARHG